A region from the Mustela erminea isolate mMusErm1 chromosome 10, mMusErm1.Pri, whole genome shotgun sequence genome encodes:
- the LOC116567340 gene encoding hornerin-like, which yields MPELLKSIVTVIDLFYQYATRDGECDMLNKAELKELLENEFHQILKNPDDPDTVGIIMQNLDQDRDKKVDFIEYLLMIFKLAQACNKIISKDYCQASGSKQRDHNHQHQEEESETKEEDKRQGHSRSSTGENDSRGSRRSNKHRPGSSSRRMDHQGGLSSSEHRQSSGERRRESSSGHFKESKKNRHGSYEQERSESHSSGQRQHRTNKGGQSGLSRQRKQSTSNEGYGSESGQSISNGKNQSNSYESSTQRKHSSSSTHQSGGYGRQNHGSVSGQSSNYGKYGPGFNQSSNQKYHESSSGSSLGESSSCRQQGFGSGQSSGYEQHRSGSGQSSGFGQHGSGLGQSSSYRQNSSTSGCSSSCGHYGSGSSQSSSHSQHWSSSGESSHYGRHSSGSSQYSGHSQHGSGSRESSSNGQHRSGSSPSFSPSRHGLGTGQSSGFGQHGSGSGQSSSHSQHRSESGQSSGYGRHRSGLGQSSTYGHQGSGSGQSSGFGQHESSSGESSGTEHRSGLGQSSSSGQHKSGYGQSSSYGQHGSTLGQSSSCGQHGSGSGQSSSYGQHRSGSGQSSGYDQHRSGSGQSSEYGHHRSGSSQSSGFGQHGSSSGHSYGFGKHGSSSGQSYGFGQHESSSGESSGTEHGSSLSHSSNSGQPESGYSQSSSYGQHGSASGQQSSSCGQHESGSGQSSGYGQHRATSGQSSRYGYHESGSGQSSGFGQHWSGSSHHSSYGQPGSESGQSSGYGQHGSGSGQSSGHGQYGSGSGQSSTYGQYGSASGQTSNCDQHESGSGQSSGYGQQRWGSGEFSRNGYHESGSGQSAGYGQHGSGSSQSSSYARHGSGSAQPSGFGQHGSGSGQSSSYGYHRSQSGQCSGHGQYGSGSSQSSSYGQYGSASGQTSSCGQHESGSGQSSGYGQQRSGSGQSSLYGHHGSGSGQSSGFGQHGSGSTQSSSYGQHGSGSGQSSGYGQHGSGSNQSSSYGHHGSGSAQYSGFGQHGSGSSQSSSYGQHASGSGQSSGFGQHESGSSQYPSYGQHGSGSAGWGTLTVERAEAGTGPSPKREVKGVLHLGQRRMRSRRPAAPHAPQERPARSPALPPRRGEGYSALRNRSARLPPGG from the exons atgcctgaacTCCTAAAAAGTATCGTCACtgtcattgatcttttctacCAATATGCCACCCGGGATGGGGAGTGTGACATGTTGAACAAGGCAGAACTGAAAGAACTTTTGGAAAATGAGTTTCATCAAATTCTGAAG AATCCAGATGATCCAGACACTGTAGGTATCATCATGCAAAATCTGGATCAAGACCGTGACAAGAAAGTGGACTTTATTGAGTATCTTCTGATGATATTTAAACTGGCTCAGGCTTGTAATAAAATCATCAGTAAAGATTACTGCCAAGCTTCAGGGTCAAAGCAGAGAGACCACAATCACCAGCACcaagaggaagaaagtgaaaCAAAAGAGGAGGACAAAAGGCAAGGTCATTCAAGGTCAAGTACAGGAGAGAATGATTCCAGGGGCTCCAGAAGAAGCAATAAACACAGGCCTGGGTCCAGCTCCAGAAGAATGGACCATCAAGGAGGCTTGTCAAGTTCAGAGCACAGGCAAAGCTCtggggaaagaagaagagagtcAAGTTCAGGCCACTTCAAAGAGAGTAAGAAAAACAGGCATGGCTCTTATGAACAAGAGAGGTCTGAGAGTCATTCTTCTGGTCAGAGGCAACATAGAACCAATAAAGGTGGTCAATCTGGACTTAGTAGACAACGAAAACAGTCTACAAGCAATGAGGGATATGGGTCTGAATCAGGCCAGTCCATAAGCAATGGCAAAAATCAGTCAAACTCCTATGAGTCCTCTACTCAGAGAAAACATAGTAGCAGCTCTACTCATCAGTCAGGAGGTTATGGAAGACAAAATCATGGCTCTGTGTCAGGCCAGTCCTCTAATTATGGAAAATATGGACCTGGTTTTAATCAGTCTTCTAATCAGAAATACCATGAATCTAGCTCAGGATCCAGTTTAGGTGAATCATCAAGCTGTCGACAACAAGGATTTGGATCAGGTCAGTCCTCTGGCTATGAACAACATAGATCTGGCTCAGGTCAATCTTCTGGCTTTGGGCAACATGGATCTGGTTTAGGTCAATCTTCTAGTTATAGACAAAATAGTTCTACTTCAGGATGTTCATCAAGCTGTGGACACTATGGATCTGGCTCAAGTCAATCTTCTAGCCATAGCCAACACTGGTCCAGCTCAGGAGAGTCTTCTCACTATGGACGACATAGTTCTGGCTCAAGTCAATATTCTGGCCACAGCCAACATGGGTCTGGCTCAAGAGAATCTTCTAGCAATGGACAACATAGGTCTGGCTCAAGTCCATCTTTTAGCCCCAGCCGACATGGATTGGGAACAGGCCAGTCCTCTGGCTTTGGGCAACATGGGTCAGGATCAGGTCAGTCTTCTAGCCATAGCCAACACAGGTCTGAATCAGGCCAGTCTTCTGGCTATGGACGACATAGATCTGGCTTAGGTCAGTCATCTACATATGGTCATCAAGGGTCTGGATCAGGTCAGTCTTCTGGCTTTGGGCAACATGAGTCTAGCTCAGGAGAGTCTTCTGGCACTGAGCATAGATCTGGCTTAGGTCAATCATCCAGCTCTGGACAGCATAAATCTGGATATGGTCAATCATCTAGCTATGGACAACATGGTTCTACTTTGGGGCAGTCATCAAGCTGTGGTCAACATGGATCTGGATCAGGACAATCCTCTAGCTATGGCCAACATAGGTCTGGCTCAGGCCAGTCTTCTGGCTATGATCAACACAGATCTGGCTCTGGTCAGTCTTCTGAATATGGTCATCATAGATCTGGATCAAGTCAATCTTCTGGTTTTGGACAACATGGGTCTAGCTCAGGTCATTCTTATGGCTTTGGGAAACATGGGTCTAGCTCAGGTCAGTCTTATGGCTTTGGGCAACATGAGTCTAGCTCAGGAGAGTCCTCTGGCACTGAACATGGATCTAGCTTAAGTCACTCATCAAACTCTGGACAGCCTGAATCTGGATACAGTCAATCTTCTAGCTATGGACAACATGGTTCTGCTTCTGGACAACAGTCATCAAGCTGTGGTCAACATGAATCTGGATCAGGCCAGTCTTCTGGCTATGGCCAACACAGAGCTACCTCAGGTCAGTCCTCTAGATATGGTTATCATGAGTCTGGATCAGGTCAGTCTTCTGGCTTTGGCCAACATTGGTCTGGATCCAGCCATCATTCTAGCTATGGCCAGCCTGGGTCTGAATCAGGCCAGTCTTCTGGCTATGGTCAGCATGGGTCTGGCTCAGGACAGTCTTCTGGCCATGGTCAGtatggttctggctcaggtcaatCCTCTACCTATGGACAATATGGTTCTGCTTCAGGACAGACATCAAACTGTGATCAACATGAATCTGGATCAGGCCAGTCTTCTGGCTATGGGCAACAGAGATGGGGCTCAGGTGAGTTCTCTAGAAATGGTTATCATGAGTCTGGTTCAGGTCAGTCTGCTGGCTATGGCCAACATGGGTCTGGATCCAGTCAGTCTTCTAGTTATGCCCGACATGGGTCTGGATCAGCTCAGCCTTCTGGATTTGGGCAACATGGGTCTGGCTCAGGTCAGTCTTCTAGCTATGGTTACCATAGGTCTCAATCAGGACAGTGTTCTGGCCATGGTCAGTATGGTTCTGGCTCAAGTCAATCCTCTAGCTATGGACAATATGGTTCTGCTTCAGGACAGACATCAAGCTGTGGTCAACATGAATCTGGATCAGGCCAGTCTTCTGGATATGGACAACAGAGGTCAGGCTCTGGTCAGTCCTCTTTGTATGGTCATCATGGGTCTGGATCAGGTCAGTCTTCTGGCTTTGGGCAAC ATGGGTCTGGATCCACTCAGTCTTCTAGTTATGGCCAACATGGGTCTGG ATCAGGCCAGTCTTCTGGCTATGGCCAACATGGGTCTGGATCAAATCAGTCTTCTAGTTATGGCCATCATGGGTCTGGATCAGCTCAGTATTCTGGTTTTGGGCAACATGGGTCTGGATCCAGCCAGTCTTCTAGTTATGGCCAACATGCATCTGGATCAGGTCAGTCTTCTGGCTTTGGACAACATGAGTCTGGATCCAGTCAGTATCCTAGCTATGGCCAGCATGGGTCTGGATCAG CCGGCTGGGGAACCCTCACGGTCGAGCGGGCGGAAGCCGGGACCGGACCTTCCCCGAAGCGCGAGGTGAAGGGGGTACTTCACCTCGGCCAGCGCAGGATGCGGAGCCGGCGCCCAGCCGCCCCACACGCGCCGCAGGAACGACCCGCGCGCAGCCCCGCCTTACCTCCACGGAGGGGTGAGGGGTACTCGGCTCTGCGAAACCGGAGCGCTCGGCTGCCCCCTGGCGGGTAA